The proteins below are encoded in one region of Salvelinus namaycush isolate Seneca chromosome 32, SaNama_1.0, whole genome shotgun sequence:
- the LOC120027146 gene encoding uncharacterized protein LOC120027146, with translation MEGIVVEVLGVPNILASDRMVDKLTIHFLRPRNGGGEVQRVLFPSDSPGQAFVIFEEPEVAAHVSRLTHVLKVDQQQFCLKVRIVDRPEVDMPVKATLDVSMFPNDREVRRLLDIHGFKVNELQHGQLLVQGSFLKLRAVKAQLQQLLHQDNQPQYNPSTPSLSGHASGTYKASTRMHHINGTAMHAGNMSPMYAGSRSPISVNGEQFAHVLQSSSPTNYSRDSGSPCSLSSPPSGNPSPSLLAPGYGANVTHRRNTSPSRSRSVVSFLMDADVLRYALCFRKKDIDTILGSNNIQMNVQPSECSEISSVSLEGKNPKSTMEKLQNYLTTLNSTLRTQEIPLGTIDHNGQVRISKLIQRYNSVYPTVLVNQVGDILRLVGPSRDSYDMMQILLGKPLELPPAGRTGRALDRGSRERRSSSLSSLPKRKDAPIPWDRDPVPVSVAVPDYSPSKYQGDSGHGRTVQRAGSPVPYTSTPSHRGRSHSDSQEKVKEQRVTQREEKVKEQRVTQREEKVKEQRVTQRDEKVKEQRVTQRDISRREREDDVVGPSAGAQMPVMKKKSLLPKIPTNKADWKDMLSGKKKKKP, from the exons ATGGAGGGTATAGTCGTGGAGGTTCTTGGCGTCCCCAATATCCTTGCCTCTGATAGAATGGTTGACAAGCTCACTATACACTTCCTGCGACCACGGAACGGGGGAGGAGAGGTGCAGAGAGTGCTGTTTCCATCTGATAGCCCGGGACAGGCCTTTGTCATATTTGAGGAACCAGAAG TGGCTGCCCATGTCTCGCGGTTGACCCATGTGTTGAAGGTGGACCAACAACAATTTTGTCTCAAAGTCAGAATAGTTGACAGGCCTGAG GTGGACATGCCAGTCAAGGCAACTCTGGATGTGAGTATGTTCCCCAATGACAGAGAGGTGCGGCGACTCCTAGACATCCATGGCTTTAAGGTGAACGAGCTTCAACATGGTCAGCTGCTTGTCCAGGGCTCCTTTCTGAAGCTCAGAGCAGTGAAGGCCCAACTGCAGCAGCTCCTACACCAAGACAACCAGCCCCAATACAACCCTTCCACACCCAGCCTCAGTGGCCATGCCTCTGGGACCTACAAAGCCTCCACCAGGATGCACCACATCAATGGCACCGCAATGCATGCTGGTAACATGAGTCCTATGTATGCTGGGAGCAGGAGTCCTATTTCAGTCAATGGAGAGCAGTTTGCACATGTCCTACAGTCTTCTTCCCCTACCAACTATTCACGGGACTCAGGGTCACCTTGTAGCCTCTCCAGCCCCCCGAGTGGCAACCCATCTCCCAGTCTTCTGGCACCAGGGTATGGAGCCAACGTGACCCACAGGAGGAACACATCTCCCAGCAGGTCTCGCAGTGTGGTCTCCTTCCTAATGGACGCAGATGTGCTCCGATATGCCCTGTGCTTCAGGAAAAAGGACATTGATACAATTCTTGGAAGCAACAACATTCAAATGAATGTGCAGCCTAGTGAATGTTCCGAAATCAGTTCTGTTAGCCTCGAGGGGAAGAACCCAAAGAGTACTATGGAAAAGCTGCAAAACTATCTCACTACACTCAACTCAACACTACGCACCCAAGAAATCCCACTGGGAACAATCGATCACAACGGACAGGTTAGAATTAGTAAACTGATTCAGAGGTATAATAGTGTTTATCCTACTGTCCTCGTCAATCAGGTCGGAGATATTCTCCGCCTTGTAGGGCCTTCCAGGGACAGTTATGACATGATGCAGATTCTCTTGGGAAAACCCCTAGAACTTCCACCAGCCGGGCGAACAGGGAGGGCACTGGACAGGGGCTCAAGGGAAAGGAGAAGCAGTTCTCTATCGAGTCTGCCCAAAAGGAAGGATGCCCCCATCCCATGGGATCGTGACCCTGTCCCTGTGTCTGTTGCTGTACCAGATTACTCCCCCTCAAAGTACCAGGGTGACTCTGGGCATGGAAGGACTGTACAGAGGGCTGGAAGCCCAGTACCCTATACATCCACCCCCAGTCACAGGGGAAGAAGTCACTCTGATTCACAGGAGAAAGTAAAGGAGCAGAGAGTAacacagagggaggagaaagtAAAGGAGCAGAGAGTAacacagagggaggagaaagtAAAGGAGCAGAGAGTAACACAGAGGGACGAGAAAGTAAAGGAGCAGAGAGTAACACAGAGGGACATCTCGAGGCGAGAAAGGGAGGATGATGTGGTAGGGCCCTCTGCTGGAGCTCAGATGCCAGTGATGAAAAAGAAGTCATTACTTCCCAAAATTCCTACAAACAAAGCAGATTGGAAGGATATGCTATCaggaaaaaaaaagaaaaagccaTAA